The following are from one region of the Trichoplusia ni isolate ovarian cell line Hi5 chromosome 1, tn1, whole genome shotgun sequence genome:
- the LOC113498907 gene encoding uncharacterized protein LOC113498907 isoform X4, whose protein sequence is MAFFALLWKARTIEKYRINYEKEKINSIAMGNTQMEQTLTQRWRHYRTDTQKKISRTFRRWYPEGSGVSNFFYYLTTDQTFPNFLFKSVMGFVGGIILTYLCFMFFVFQLSISLIHATIMSSIIGVLLTLGLAFSYRIRCLVFLLMPQFFSRVGRYTLTCYALVLILTGPATNTLKNSEVLSESMACSQEHIKLSVHQLNDFIKKPYNSMRDSVKLMMDKFNAITLKVKEMLVKFDRLVLSLVSVIQSSFSWLQSVADICNAKLGTPYDRCTNVLQDGISDCKKTLGPEISIICNVAFVAQAACYSVKPFKAFCYATDFMDEAITASVKKKIKNFTEQLRSLFYVEVQIHQSYTYSSNTSRSASQVAAGIVTEIRNRADPLLTWLSWSSCVTSLFLLLIIFRAKYYQHMYETRSRFDNRYITKDLQDLDLKRQRQGRETVLPLNRRERAKYITTTSFRLVASEKVYLNRSAVFMAVTTFKLLIHMVADYSLYWVLMTIRYHGSYQSELMPGLPHSGVHVSGSGFVARLFRSIVGTLDIPLMAPVPSSIPCLPDPYPPDFRRYTQIGVLIFLLWFFALFEPYGLRLRHLIMGHYRPERAKARATWLYNHILRTRAGFMKFARRKLHKEYKYSSDASLTFRQWLSDHIPFQCVKCILGLGPKEPHCLLCGATGGYRDPDSELIRCHTPDCPGIYCLSCFADIGQLCTICLSPADYGDFSDVSLEKGSSDDSDSDSEGQAAYKVTEENVSLLGHHTSGRLTTQSGSNHRWRFFTRTGPLQQDNTLALLPHTQKEKDFFTSYFQTRLRKIRQNIRARNWDNKYTHDWVEKLSSENVYDFAADNIFLIGQNKLDDFEEKVIRTKSIGINTDKHRCTIVNYLFNRFSRRKLKRPAGRKQKKKEKLRKRLKLGPPNRSNKNNYNSENDFSMESRRIVQYNGMGPNRRFSAATRSLHTHNLSICQRNLKKVMRRKIDRKTNKRIKVFKQVNGMVTAIRNFIKGNGGIHFRKEIDSTEQNNTPVENKEEITKPTDNSNDKNENKSEKEISKPNKFKKPGKIKGPNALKPKTPRHKITDFQTFVTKQWNNIKYSMIPCTTPNTRATTPMMKEKRNHKRRKKRKCVVDYTETAVEECFAKKDIKHTRNLRISAFLAELEWTKKDFKKDKNDLNDSFFCNDGMAAMPAITTNKIVGMVQLKNLPFQWREAPHKYEMCKCKDKNCNCEKRLSILGNLSKRVTEKMYAKKALERFRNKIDTVEESPPTSLVKKMISTLNADADRTIMNLDSSICLSKRASFYRTFTKELAESSDIIDTDTLFKNDHFEDDIPLNLLLSDDEDGDGDNKDKDQLHISTPKESLSHALMVVSHSSSKKDKPIVTKRCRCDLYEDLQRRWTNVRKTLSEKGPKMPIAASKFKTPFSLLRDFCSSLFGPSCTVDTCPNRKKRKEREKLEKARQKAIKKCRKRVQQTQTCIRAKARKEQTACQTCPQKDTQTQLSSGAELQRCIEIEAERARQIEREKRYEQEKKKGLTLKTVERKPKVDKIGKLPSDIVICDKERRKLMECEAKQRRLMEGPSCITQKEQDLMNIKGSDMSCKSRILGFLKPRPSSPKNNVGVLVGPETASGACQAEDCPNFCHRSMQYDKPSVPLVEQGKEPGSVKCLCDVTVGSVHTLCTCATQHISINRVSVGTKPSPTLTEEFLAAPQQPRPPCVNKKIQYSPKQPMAHKSTSYEEVVAKKPKDAIKPAVTIQQQQVQPRLSLESSMCLLDNKKFAEVILSECLPRSSPDVDASPINNVRKPNNHNLPGELTSFGNPSEAHGDATLTTCEPLPDLLTDTVTDTSISSISLTDETKTDTTICSLATVDDIPRRRKFRVKVVTKTNQATITDKTRLCDTGTITNDWWSPIVERRANDTILLEKKKGYNAIERQKRELKELKEWKELREVRKRRRNCGVTTDGRIVTFRSRTQIIPTGLFSGTNDILSPSRYLLESQKYYNELFSYNFRPPPQMEYSCVTQGSKHPEKEKIRSPVGSRRNHHHKTKRLEECYSPRRQSSPRKRHVMDPYRDTRMSESPRRRSNTHRHTRHSYDDDKSLYAARCVLRRLATQANFKMW, encoded by the exons ATGGCTTTTTTCGCCCTTCTATGGAAGGCGCGAACTATAGAAAAATACCGAATCAATTATGAAAAAGAGAAGATCAATTCGATTGCTATGGGTAACACGCAAATGGAACAAACTTTAACCCAGAGATGGCGTCACTATCGCACTGATACGCAGAAAAAGATATCAAGAACTTTTAGGAGATGGTACCCAGAAGGCAGTGGGGTTTCGAATTTCTTTTACTATCTGACAACCGACCAGACGTTTCCtaactttctttttaaaagtgtGATGGGATTTGTCGGCGGCATAATACTGACGTATCTTTGCTTCATGTTTTTTGTGTTCCAGCTTTCTATATCTTTGATACATGCTACCATAATGAGCTCTATAATAGGAGTGCTCCTGACGTTGGGCCTCGCTTTCAGCTATAGAATCAG GTGCCTAGTCTTTCTCCTGATGCCTCAGTTCTTCTCCCGCGTCGGGAGGTACACGTTGACCTGCTATGCCCTGGTGCTGATCCTGACTGGACCAGCTACCAACACGCTGAAGAACTCCGAAGTGCTGTCCGAGTCCATGGCTTGTAGTCAG GAACACATTAAGCTCTCCGTCCACCAACTGAACGACTTCATAAAGAAGCCGTACAACTCCATGCGGGACTCCGTCAAGCTGATGATGGACAAGTTCAACGCCATCACGCTCAAGGTCAAGGAAATGCTCGTCAAGTTCGATAGGCTGGTGTTGAGCTTAG TAAGCGTCATCCAATCCTCATTCAGTTGGCTCCAATCCGTAGCTGACATTTGCAACGCGAAGCTAGGAACGCCGTACGACCGTTGTACTAACGTGCTTCAAGACGGTATCTCTGACTGCAAGAAGACGTTGGGTCCTGAGATTTCTATCATCTGTAACGTGGCTTTCGTGGCCCAAGCAGCTTGCTACTCCGTCAAACCCTTCAAGGCATTCTGCTATGCTACCGACTTTATGGACGAAGCTATTACGGCTAGtgttaaaaaaa AAATAAAGAACTTCACGGAACAACTCCGCTCCCTCTTCTACGTGGAGGTCCAGATCCACCAGTCCTACACGTACAGCTCCAACACGAGCCGGTCCGCGAGCCAGGTGGCCGCCGGCATCGTCACCGAGATCAGGAACAGAGCTGATCCGCTACTGACGTGGCTTTCTTGGAGCTCCTGCGTCACTAGCCTGTTCCTACTGTTGATTATATTCAG AGCTAAATACTACCAACACATGTATGAAACTAGATCTCGTTTCGATAACCGTTACATAACAAAAGACTTACAAGATCTGGACCTAAAGAGGCAACGCCAAGGAAGAGAGACTGTGTTGCCTCTGAACAGGAGAGAACGAGCCAAGTATATAACG ACAACATCGTTTCGTCTCGTGGCATCTGAGAAAGTCTACCTGAATCGTTCAGCGGTATTCATGGCGGTCACCACATTCAAGTTGTTGATACACATGGTGGCTGACTACAGCCTGTATTGGGTGCTCATGACTATACGGTACCATGGGAGTTACCAGTCGGAGCTGATGC CCGGTCTACCTCACTCAGGCGTGCATGTATCTGGGTCAGGATTCGTAGCGAGACTGTTTCGGTCCATTGTTGGAACGCTGGATATTCCTCTGATGGCTCCCGTGCCATCATCCATACCTTGCTTGCCAGACCCGTATCCTCCTGATTTTAGAAGATACACTCAGATTG GGGTACTTATCTTCCTTCTGTGGTTCTTTGCTCTATTCGAGCCATATGGTCTCCGCTTACGTCACCTGATCATGGGTCACTACCGTCCTGAGCGGGCCAAAGCCAGAGCTACTTGGTTGTATAACCATATTTTGAGAACTAGAG CTGGTTTCATGAAATTCGCAAGAAGGAAGCTGCATAAGGAGTACAAATATTCTTCAGATGCATCGCTTACCTTCCGTCAATGGCTCAGCGATCATATTCC TTTTCAGTGCGTCAAGTGTATTCTCGGATTAGGACCTAAAGAGCCGCATTGCCTATTATGTGGGGCCACCGGCGGATATCGCGATCCTGATTCTGAGCTAATAAG ATGTCATACACCAGATTGCCCCGGCATCTACTGCCTCAGTTGCTTCGCAGACATCGGTCAGCTCTGCACCATCTGTCTCTCGCCCGCCGACTATGGAGACTTTAGTGACGTCAGCTTGGAAAA AGGATCCTCAGATGACAGTGACAGCGATAGTGAAGGACAAGCAGCATATAAAGTTACTGAGGAAAAT GTCAGTCTACTAGGGCACCATACAAGCGGTCGATTAACAACGCAAAGTGGCAGTAATCATAGGTGGAGATTCTTCACCAGAACTGGTCCATTACAACAAGATAATACACTAGCTCTATTACCTCATACTCAAAAAGAAAAAGACTTCTTCACTTCATACTTCCAAACGAGACTCCGAAAAATCAGACAAAACATCAGAGCTAGAAACTGGGATAACAAGTATACCCACGATTGGGTAGAAAAACTTAGTTCAGAAAACGTTTACGACTTTGCCGCagacaatatatttttgattggaCAAAACAAATTGGATGATTTTGAAGAAAAAGTTATCAGAACAAAGTCAATAGGAATCAACACTGATAAACATCGTTGTACTATTGtcaactatttatttaacagatttTCTCGACGCAAGCTTAAGCGGCCTGCTGGAAGGaaacagaaaaagaaagaaaaactaCGAAAGAGATTAAAACTCGGTCCACCAAAtagaagcaataaaaataattataattctgaaAACGATTTTAGTATGGAAAGCCGTCGTATTGTACAATATAACGGAATGGGACCGAATAGAAGGTTTTCGGCGGCAACCAGAAGTCTTCACACTCACAACCTATCAATCTGTCAAAGAAATCTCAAAAAAGTAATGCGAAGAAAAATTGACCGCAAAACCAATAAAAGAATCAAAGTATTCAAACAAGTCAATGGCATGGTGACAGCTATCAGGAACTTCATTAAAGGCAACGGCGGAATACACTTCAGAAAAGAAATTGATAgtacagaacaaaataatactcctgttgaaaataaagaagaaatcaCAAAACCAACCGACAATAGTAAtgataaaaacgaaaataaaagcGAAAAGGAAATTTCCAAACCGAATAAATTTAAGAAACCCGGTAAAATCAAAGGGCCGAATGCACTCAAACCCAAAACTCCTCGACACAAGATAACCGACTTTCAAACTTTCGTTACGAAGCAATggaacaatataaaatacagtaTGATACCCTGTACGACGCCTAACACTAGAGCTACTACACCAATGATGAAGGAAAAGCGAAATCACAAACGAAGGAAGAAAAGGAAATGTGTCGTTGATTATACAGAAACAGCTGTCGAAGAATGCTTTGCAAAGAAAGATATAAAACATACGAGGAATTTGAGGATTTCAGCTTTTCTAGCCGAATTAGAATGGACTAAAAAAGATTTcaagaaagataaaaatgaCCTCAATGATTCATTTTTCTGTAACGATGGAATGGCTGCTATGCCGGCTATTACAACGAATAAAATAGTAGGt ATGGTACAGTTGAAGAATCTGCCGTTTCAATGGCGTGAGGCGCCGCACAAGTACGAAATGTGTAAATGCAaagataaaaattgtaattgtgaaAAGCGACTTTCTATACTTGGTAATCTATCTAAAC GAGTTACAGAAAAGATGTACGCAAAGAAGGCGCTTGAGAGGTTCCGTAATAAGATAGACACAGTTGAGGAATCGCCTCCAACGAGTTTGGTCAAGAAAATGATAAGTACGCTTAATGCTGATGCTGACCGAACTATCATGAATCTTG ATAGTTCCATTTGTCTATCAAAACGGGCGAGCTTCTATCGTACATTTACCAAAGAATTGGCTGAAAGTTCCGA catcATAGATACAGATACATTGTTCAAAAACGACCATTTCGAAGATGATATTCCCCTCAATTTGTTACTATCA GACGATGAAGATGGTGACGGTGACAACAAGGATAAGGACCAATTACACATTTCTACTCCAAAGGAATCGTTGAGCCACGCTCTTATGG TCGTTTCTCATAGTTCAAGCAAGAAAGATAAACCCATAGTCACAAAACGCTGTAGATGTGACTTGTATGAGGACTTGCAGAGGAGGTGGACCAACGTCAGGAA AACTCTGTCGGAAAAGGG GCCGAAAATGCCAATTGCAGCATCCAAATTCAAAACTCCATTTAGCCTTTTGAGAGATTTCTGTTCGTCACTGTTTGGCCCTTCGTGCACTGTTGACACGTGCCCAAATAGAAAGAAAAGGAAAGAAAGGGAAAAACTTGAGAAAGCTAGAcagaaagcaattaaaaaatgtagaaaGAGAGTACAGCAAACACAAACTTGTATTAGGGCAAAAGCAAGGAAAGAACAAACGGCCTGTCAGACGTGCCCTCAGAAAGACACACAGACGCAACTGTCGAGTGGGGCTGAGCTGCAGAGGTGCATAGAAATAGAAGCTGAGAGGGCGAGACAAATCGAAAGAGAGAAGAGGTACgaacaagaaaaaaagaaaggGTTGACATTAAAAACTGTAGAGAGGAAACCAAAAGTAGACAAAATTGGAAAACTTCCGTCAGACATCGTGATTTGTGATAAAGAGAGGCGGAAATTAATGGAATGTGAGGCGAAACAGAGAAGACTTATGGAAGGTCCAAGTTGCATTACTCAGAAGGAACAAGACCTAATGAATATTAAAGGCAGCGATATGAGCTGCAAATCAAgaattttgggatttttgaAACCAAGACCTTCCTCTCCAAAAA ACAATGTGGGTGTCCTTGTTGGTCCAGAAACGGCAAGTGG CGCCTGCCAGGCCGAAGACTGCCCCAACTTTTGTCATCGCTCGATGCAATACGACAAACCTAGCGTACCACTTGTTGAACAGGGTAAAGAACCCGGCTCCGTAAAGTGTCTGTGCG ATGTGACAGTGGGTTCTGTCCACACCCTCTGCACGTGCGCCACCCAACACATATCTATCAACAGGGTCTCGGTGGGGACCAAACCATCGCCGACTCTAACGGAGGAATTTCTAGCGGCGCCACAGCAGCCGCGACCGCCTTGCGTCAACAAGAAGATACAATACAGCCCGAAGCAAC cgATGGCACATAAATCCACTTCTTACGAAGAAGTAGTCGCAAAAAAGCCAAAAG ATGCTATTAAGCCGGCTGTTACAATCCAACAACAGCAAGTACAACCGAGGCTATCTCTTGAGAGTAGCATGTGTTTGCTCGACA ATAAAAAGTTTGCTGAAGTAATACTCAGCGAATGCCTCCCCCGTTCCAGCCCCGATGTCGATGCTTCACCtataaataatgtaagaaaACCTAACAACCATAATCTCCCTGGAGAGTTGACATCGTTTGGGAATCCCTCAGAAGCACACG GTGATGCAACACTAACCACGTGTGAACCGCTCCCTGACTTACTCACCGACACAGTAACCGATACATCCATCAGCTCAATATCACTCACCGACGAGACCAAGACCGACACTACCATCTGCAGCCTGGCAACAGTTGACGACATACCGCGAAGAAGGAAGTTCAGAGTCAAAGTTGTCACGAAAACCAACCAAGCGACCATCACCGATAAGACGAGACTCTGCGATACTGGAACCATTACCAACGATTGGTGGAGTCCCATCGTCGAAAGACGAGCAAACGACACGATTCTTCTGGAGAAGAAGAAAGGGTACAACGCTATAGAGAGGCAGAAGAGAGAGCTGAAAGAACTGAAGGAGTGGAAGGAGTTGAGGGAAGTCAGGAAGAGAAGGAGAAACTGTGGGGTGACGACTGATGGTAGGATTGTAACGTTTAGGAGCAGGACGCAGATTATACCGACTG GTCTCTTCTCGGGCACGAATGACATCCTGTCACCGTCAAGATATCTTCTCGAG TCCCAGAAGTACTACAAC